TTTTGAAGCTCATCACACTGACCTGTATTTCACCTCCTATCCACCAGAGGTCAGTACAACCTCAATTTATCTAGGTAGAAACTGCTTCACTTTGTTTAAGAATAAAGTTCCAGCTTTAACCTTTTATGTCCTCTTTAATTCTTTTACAATCATGTATGAAATAATAAACCAACAATATTCATATCTGCTGTCTGTCCCAATAAATTTACTCTGACAGAttttgaacaaattcaaattttaggATCTCTCCTAAAATtaatttgtttctattttgcTTAAAACTTTGTTCTACGGGTTTGAATTCTGAACAACAACATGAGCAGAATAGCACCTCGGTCTGTGAGACATCCCTTCATCGCACATCCAATTATAAGCTTCATCAGCAAAGGTTAaattttagcttcttttttttcttttttaaagctaggatacaaaaacacaaaattcagtGGACCATTTTAGAACACTGGACTGTACATACAAACTCCTGTAGTGCTCCTGGAGTTTGTAttcatacaaaaaacaaaaaaaacaacaacacacttttacaaaataataaagagaCACAACTGGTGTTGTGATCATCAATGCAGCAGCTATTGCACCAATGATGATCACAACACTGGTCATGAGACAGATTTTTCCTGGATGTGCTCGATGCAGTGCTGTGGATactcacacacacttcctgAAGGAGGAGTCTGGACCACTGTATATCCTGGGACTGGCTGGCAACCCataatctacacacacacacacacacacacacacacacacacagttaataACACAGTATCCTTCTGACTGATTAATTACAGTGTGTTTCTCAGATATTACCGTGCTTACTGGACTCAGAGCAGCTCCGCTTGTGTCGGACGGCGATCGGAGAGGGAGGGGTAATCCTTCTATTTCCTGTCAGGGGAAAGAATACCTCACCctctccctcttcttcctcccccATACCATCTCCTCCAGacggaggtggaggaggaggaacatTGGGAGCTGAAAGCCAAAAGAGAGCATTGAGGTTTTTCATTCAGGCAGCAGGTAAAGCCAGAGAAAGACGTTGAACcagataaaacatttaaaaaatgtttatataagctgacctttgaccctgggAGGCAGCGGGGGCGCAGGagaggatggaggaggaggtggtgggcTGGGGACGGAGCCAGCGGGATGGCTGTGAAGCTCCATAGCCATGGCGAGTCTCCTCCCCACACTGAGAAGGCCTCCAGCTGGTCCTCCGGGTGTTCCAGAGGAGGACAACGTGACACAGGAGGAGTTGGACTGACTGAAGCTGAAGGGAcgggaggagaaggagaaggagggggtgaaagaagaggatgaggaggaagtgGAGCGCTCCTTTTTCAACGGACCATTCTGAAACAGAGGGTGAAGCACATGAAGACGTTAGCAGAGAGAAAGCAGTGAACAATTTATAAAGATCGATAGCTTAAAACTCATTATGAGCATCATGACTAAACTGCAGATTTTATGCACAAAGACTTTTACTCTAACGAGGAAGGGAgccaaacatgtttatttcaaaCAGAGTACAAACCAATGGGCTGCACCATAACCCAataaaataaggattatttcaAATTGTGAACTGTGCAAAACTCCGATAGCAGAGTAGAGTAAATCATAAATACAAGTAACATATCCCCCTTATACTTATATATGAAAGCAGAACATGAAGAAAAGGCAGTGACATCATTTAAATTACTCtgaggacatttttttgtaaaaatctcAACTCAGCAGCCTGTCAGTTGCCATGGTTACCTTGTCATCAAAGTCATCATCACTGTCGTACAGGTCGTCATGACGAATCCTCCACTCGTACTCCACATGGACGTGATGGTCAAACTGGTTGGACTGGGCTTTCTgcaactgcacacacacagtaaaatatttgtaaatgaGGATCACCTTCAAAGACAAGGGACAAGGCTTTAGGAGCTACTGACCTATCAGGTTTGAGCAGTATTTGACTGCATGCTGCTTAACAATCTATGCTGAGAGTAAAAGATGGTCAGTTGAGGATAGGTCCAAAAACTAGGTGCCTCTCTATAGACTGCCTTTAAAATGCCAGATTTTACAACAGAAATTCACTTGTTTACAACCTGCTAAAATAATTAGTTTCAGCTCTGTATCTGTTTTGCTCTTTTATAAAAACTACACAGGTGTTCAATGTGAAACTTTATCAACGCCTTTTGGTTAACAGGTAAGCAAGTAAGTACCGTTTCACAGGCAAACAGTCACAAACCACTGCAACAGAGTAAAAATATTAAGTGCTACAACAGCAATACAAAATCAAGTTAAAACACAGACTAAAATTAACAGGTAGGTGACTTAAGCTCACTATAGACAAGATAGTCTGCTAGCTTTGACCTCCACTTATATGACTCACTAAACTGGGGCTTTCACCATGTTTGACGCCTTTTTAAAGATATAAGATGCATTGCTGTGCAGTTAATTATAGTAACAGACCATCATTTATCTtgctaaatacattttttaaaaattaaaaaactagtaaTTTAGTCCTCTGGCATCTTGGTCAAATATGGTGATAACACAGTATAACAGGTGGTTACTGATTTATCAGACAGTCTGATGTGAATCTGTAATCAGAGCGATGACCTCACCAGTGCCTCACAATGGGTGTGCTTCAACCTGCGGCTCACATCCAGAGCGGTTTCTCCTAACTCGTTCTCTGAAATAAACGGTTAAgatattaattaataatgaaataattaccAAATATCATCAGTTTATCCAAGTCACCAAAAATATTCTACAtgtaaaaacctaaaaactgtGCGTTTTACTTATTGTCTGACAGTCctcctgtgttgttgttttttattgggCCTCATCTATTGGCTGGAGTCGATGGGCATGGGCGCAGAAGGCAGGTGACTCTACATGGAGAGTGAGGCTGAAGACCTACAACTCTACAGACACTGATCTTCTGTTTCAGGTTATCTTTAGTTTGTCTTTGCGATCCTTACTGTGAACCTCTGGATGATGTGGTTGTTTGAAATAAAGAGTGTTTTATCTTTGGGACAGTAATCCTGGTGAACTCGGATTATTTTGGATGTGAAGagtctgacatttttctcatatGCTTTATCAGAATGACATTAAATAACCTCTACACACAGTTGATGCTCAACTGATAAATGAGAGCTCTGACAGATACATtatacaagtgtgtgtgtgtgtgtgtgtgtgtattactgATGTGTGTGTTGGCTCTGGCTCTCAGCAACAGCTTCACACAGTCGGTCTTGTTGTGTAGACAGCTGTAGTGCAACGCCGTGTTTCCCGCTGATGTCTGTGTATCAACATTAGagctgacaaaaaagaaaaagaaaaacatgcaggtAAACAcaaaggtacacacacacacacactgaggtgtAACAAAGGTTTCCATAGCAGACTGACCAGTTCTGAGCCAGGAAGTCCAGGATGTGCAGTGATGTCCTGTCAGCCAGTAGGACAGCTAAATGGAGCgctgtctctcctttctcctgATGGCAAGAAAACAATCTCTTGAGATTATGTTGTTCCCAGATTATTAATACCATGCATCTTAATGTAGCTGTGCGTGTGTAGCTGATTATACCTGGGGTTTTttatatctgtatgtgtgtgcgtgcaatcCAACATGCACATCAGTGTGCCTGTATCAAGTATGTTTAGCTAcctgtatgtgtgcgtgcagTGGCTGGCTCAGCTCTGCCCTCTGAGCGTACAGCTGGATCAGAGTGTAGATATCGCAGCTCTTGGTTGCCTCCTGCAGACGAAGTCGCAGCGCCGAAGTAGAGCTATGACTCCGCCTCACAAAGTTAACATCTTGATACTTTGACAGGATGAAGTCTTTACGCTCCGGCCTGCACGTCAAAAATATACAACATCAGATTTGTTAGAGTGTGAAATATTTCCTTTGAGTGTGTGCACCTGTGTTCGTCTCTTACATGTGGCTGTGTTGAGAGGGCTTCAGTGACGGACTCAGCAGGTTGGCTTCCAGTATTTCGTTAAAACCAGAATTACCGACATTCCTGGCCAACTGGgagatacagagagagagagagagctcacaGTCAAGGGCAAACAACATGAGGGCCATGTAATACCCATTCAGTGGGTATTGTATCAAGAATAAGAATCATCATGATTTTTAACCTCAGAATAAGCTAGATTGGATTAGTTGGGGGACTCTCTCCCAACTCTGTGTGAACGGTACTCAtggctagtttcagtcatgaCTGAAGTAGTaatttggatgagtgacgaaacgtttctcccactgaaaacgctacgcccagatgaacagaatcaacttttggggatttacttacctggatgattgagaatgcatcgaGATGTAACGTTACAATCTTTTTCAGTTTGTCAGAGGTCACTGCTGACTGAGAATTGGAACTTATTATGTCTTGCATGGATATAAATCTCTTCTCTGAATTAACATTAAATAACCAAGTTTGACATTTAGTTAAATATTTTCTAACATTACATATGTCAGAATAAaccacactgcactgaaataGTAAAGATCCAGCTGCAAAGCAATGGAAAtgcacagcaggaaaaaaaagactctaAACGTTGAAACTACCTGAGAGTTTATCTCTACAAATGTCTTTGATAACTGTTCACAAAGCTAACTGAAACTATGACACATGCTAATGACAGTTCTCAGCTGAGCACATGTAAATGCCCTGCACAGTAGCATTTCAGACGTGAACCCAGTTACACCTGGAAAGCATGACTGATAAGCTCATTAGCTAACAGGTCTGACCTACCAGCAGGTCTGAGGTTCCCAGACTGTCCAGGCTCAGAGACTGGATCCTGGAGACGTGGACCCCCATTTCCCTGTGGATGCCTGAACACTCAATACAGGTCAGGATACCCAGGTTTGTAGACAGCCACCCAGGATCTACAGTAAGAGaggtcaaggtcaaaggtcaaggtcaaatttatttatatagcacatttccagATAGaagatgctgcacaaagtgcttaacaatgtaaaaatggcattaaaaagcaacaatgtaatacaataataacaataataggacaataaaagaattaaaataataactaaaaCTATTTGAAATAAGACCAAAATGCTTGGGCcatagtgtgttaaaagccagggcatAGAAACGTGTCTTTAGTAGTGATTTAAATCGatcaagtgtttgtgcagatctaatATTTAGGGGGAGactattccagagtctgggacctgccacagagaaggcTCTATCGCCATGAGATTTGAGATAAGTCCGTGGGATGTCAAGCTCAAAATTAATGCTGTCCCTCATGGTTTTTCATGGAGCATAAGCAGAGAGGAGCTCAGACAGAGAAGGAGGGGCTCGGGCATTaggtgacttaaaaacaaaaagtaaaagtttaaattggatcctgtaggagacaggaagccagtgtagagAAGCTAAAactggggttatatgctctctccAGTTGGTACCAGTTAGCAggcgagcagctgcatttttgACCATCTGAAGACAATGAATGGAGGCCTGGTCGAGACCAAAATActatgaattgcagtagtccaattTGCAAGCAAGGAAACGGTGAATGGCACGTTCAAAGACATTAGCCGGGAGGTATGGTGTTACCTTGGCTAGCTGTctaaactgaaagaagcaggaaaaaaaaaaaagaagcaggacTGGACTACTGCACTCACCtgcttattcaatttaaaacaaTCATCAATGTAGACACCGAggttttttacatgtgttttacaggaggaggaaagggggcCCAGAGTGCCATCGATGTGATTATTGACAAAGCTGCCAAAAATgacaacttcagttttattttcatttagcgAGAGAGATTTTTTCCACATTAAAAGCCTACCTTGGCACAAACCACCTGATTGTAGAAATACAGACTGCTAATAAGAAATTATATAACATTTAgcagataaatattaaatacacGCTTGGAATTAAACTAAGCTATTCATTCAACTGTCTTATTTGCCACAAAATAATCTTTCAATTATTTGCTTGATTAAATATGACACAATTAAATCAGTAATCTCTTCGGCATAACATctagtgtactttattggtttGATTACCTGGTGCGCCACAGTCACAGCAGCTGTTGTTTCCCGGCATCCGTTTGATGTCATCGGTGATGGCTCGGGTCAGATCCTCCACGCTGCTCtcactccctcctcctccttttctcccCCCGTCCAGAGCCATACTCAGAGCCTCCTGCTTGCTGTTAGTGAGCACTGACAtccagctgaaaacaaacaacacttcTTAATAATGTGTTCTCATTTTTAGACCCAAGATGATGTGAGCACCACAAGAAAAGAGTAGTCCGACAATTTACCACCATTactatattaaaaacacacacacggccgCTGACATCTCAGTCCAACCTCTCTCAGACAGCGTTTCAAGAGACATGCATCTCACTTCTTTAGGTGCAAAGTTTGTGGAGCAGCAAAGGAAACTCCCCTTCTGTCTAACTAAACATTTTCAGACTTGTAATGTTTAGTGTCTAGTGTCACATGTGCAATCATACTGCCCAAGACCTGCAGAAACATAACTCATACTGTACGTGTAAACTTAGCAGAGTGGCCTGTTAACAACCTGCCCGAAGAAAGTTTTACTTACGCCACACACTCAGCTTCATCTTCAGCCAGGAAGTGGTAGGTCCGATTATCTGCAGGAAAAGGTGTATCTTATGCTTACAGAGACGTATTTATACAGTACATAATACTGATTACATGCATTTAAATTTATATTTGGATGCATGCAGTTTTTATCTTGTGTTTAATTATGTACGACTTCAGTGTACATGTAGAATAGCATTTAGTGACACTTACGAGAGATAAGGTCAAAGCATTTCTTATCCTCCACGCTGGGTTTAACCTGACATGTGAGCAGGTTGAGTCTGGTGGGAGGTTTGTTCGgctgaaaagcagaaagaacGCTGCTGATAAGATTCAGTTAAAACATAGACAGCAAAGAGAACTAAGCCAAACAGATTTTTCCTGatgtttttatctctttatacatttatacacatgcactcacagtAGCATGCGCGATGGTCAGGTAACAGTTGTGAACTGAACATTTCCTCTTCTGCCACATTTTCCTCAACctgtaacacaaacacagttttagtCCTTTTAGTGATCCTAATAGCGCTGACTATCACCAAGTGTCTTAGTGCCCTCGCTCTGTAGCAACTTATCAATAAGGAAGACCACCCTATAGTTTTGGTGATTAGCAGATTGCCAGAGTAGCCCTTCATTTGCTTGAAACACATACTTGTCTACAGCAAATTAGTAACTgtcagggaatacacattttccctAGCATATTTTGGTCTCCAGTGGGTCGCCAACCAGTCACATGTGTAACTGAGGCCTTAGAAAAGCATAAGTTTCAGGTACTCTCCCTTTAAACCTCCTTTCAAACCCGAAATCTACAGCcatgttttatatacagtctgtaggTGCACACAGAGAGATCTGTTCCCTGATTTTCACAATAAATGCAGCATCTTCCCCCATCCAACATAAATATTTTGGAAAACATCGACCAGTCTGGAGGGAACAAATTACAAAGGCCGGTTTCTTGCCATTCCataatccacacacacaaatataagtACGAATCCAGCACATGTGCAATGTCGCTCCTTGTCAGTTCAATATCTATATCGCCAGTTcacaacagctgcctcaaggcacttcattTTGTAGGGTAAAGACACCACAATATTAGAAAGAACAGTGAGAATAAAAGAGTGCCTTAAGCTATGAGACACAAGCCTTTAAAAGGAGATGATGCAATGACCATGATTATATAACAACATTAAACCAACGGCTGCAGGCTGATGTTGGTTAAGTGGTCCAAGAACTATTCAAATTCAAACAGTCAGTAGCACCAAAAAGCTTAAGGACACTCCATTAAGAGCACAAGTCAGATACATTTTTCTAAATGCGTTATTAATGTCGAGGAACAAATGTCGGTCAAGGTGAAGatacttttaactatttaacatTGTTTATATGAGTTGCCCTATTTTATCAACGCTTTGGTACCGTTtggttttaaaatttaaatgatttctttaaaatactgcaattgaaaaaaaaaatcagtactACCAATGCAGTTTGCACATTAAGAGTAATTGAGGCATTTAACTTAATTGCACTGCTTTGTGAATGTTTAAAAAGGCGTGCAGGTTATTTTATGTTGTGTGTTTACCCGTCACTCTTCTTGTAGAGGAATCCTGTTCTCTCCGTCCCGTACTGTTTGTCTCCCAGCAGCTGATGCATATTGTACACCTGCTTAGGCAAAGAGTCctacacgcgcacacacacacacacacatgtgcagacACACATTCATTATTTTGCATGTCCAAACAGCAAAATAGCGCAcatatgtgtctgtgtctctgaccTGCTCCGTGTGGACGACCGGCCTCAGCTGATCTCTGAGTGTGCACAGCTGTCTCTTCTCCTCATCCTGACGTtgcttcacctgcacacacaaacagctcacCTGCAGAGCTCAGCTAATCCAGGATCACATGCTGCTGCCGCGCTTACACCGTCCAAATCTCACTCAGCAAATTTCCATTTTTAGTTTTGGATTAAATCATCACGAGTTTACTTCTCATGGTATATTACATATGTAGAGAGCTGGAGCTGATCAGTTACTGTATGAATGGATGAGTTTTGATCATGTGACTGCAGAGACAGGGCACAACCAAGCGGCAAAGTATAGTTCCTcaaggctggctccaaaaggaAAGTCAAAAAGAGAGTAAATCACTTAATTTCTTACTTCATGTAATGTCTCTATTCTGTATGTTGTAttcttcataataataattttttttaaagtaaatgacTTGATTTTAATCTCTGTGCAAATCATTAACAATCTGCCAGCCGCACTTAAAGGCTGCTGCTAGTGTTGCTGCTGTTAGCACTTCCTGTACCGTGGTCAGGACTCCGTTGAGCTCATCCATGTACTGCTTCAGCCTCTGAGTGGTGGAAACACACTCCTGCAGGAAactgaacacaaacataaaGATGTAGTAAATCGAACCATTCCAGTTTACTGTATGTAGCTTTGCcaaagctgtgtttgtgtgagctcCTACTTGTTGTGGCTATGGTAGTGTTTGATGAGGTTCTGCAGAAGGTCGACTCCTCGCTTCGTCTTTATCTCATTGACCCTAATTAGATACTGAGGGAAAAAGACAAGAAGCGATTGAAGGAAagctgcacatttaaaaaataaaataaataagaatggAAATGAAGGGGAAGAGTCACTGACCTCACACATGCTCAGTTGGAAGGAGCGTCTCTCCTTCTCCAGCTCCTCCGCGATCTCTCCTCCGCTCACCTCACTCCTCACCATCCCATACTGCCGAGCTAACtccctcttctccttctccacCTGTTTACTGCACACACAGTTTCAagactttaatttaaaaatcttCCTGCCCCTAATACAAACGTATTAAAGTTTCCAGTCTTAGATATTAGCAAATAAACATAAGTTAATTCAGTGTCACTCACAATCTGCTCTCATAATCCCTCCACGCTCTTTCAAAAGGCTTTTTCAGATCCTAGGAGACACAGAAGGAAACTGGAATTAGAATTATTTACCTTACTGAACACAAGCAGCAGCATCCTGAGgctaaacagtaaaaaaaagactaCAAAGATTCATTTTTTTTGACTGAACTCTGGTGAAATGTTGACAGAAACACTGGCCAGAGGCTCGTGACTGTTATAGTTCATACGAGTTATTTAGGTGGTATGAATGCACTAAGCAAAGATGAATGTCCTCACCCCCTTCACCTCCCTCAGGTCTCCTTTAACCAGAGAGTCCAAGAAGAAGTTGATGTTGTGGAGCATGCTCTTTAGctgaacacagagaaacataaaTTATctaaagggaaaacacatacTGCTCAAAGCCATCATGGGTAACACTATGAACTGCTTAACATGAAAAACATTAAGACAGTTTAGGTGATTATGACTTTGACAGAGAGCACAAAACCATATGACACAAGGATTGTGTCACGAGCTCACTACGGTCTACTGCCGTCCAGATGTATAGTAATTAGAACTACAGTTTGGTCTTAAGTTAGGTCCTTAATCGGACAGTGACAGTAATGTTGCTTCTGTACACCAACACAGCGGATTTAAATAAAGCAATCAAAATATGAGTACCTCATTTTCAAACCCCAGAATAACTGGAcaataaatgataataaaatgCACTCGTCATAACATAGAACCAAAAAGTCTGTATTTAATCATGTAGCTGATGCTGGTCAGTCAGTCATTTTGCAAATGAACTCATTATGCGCTCCTCGACATGGGGCTTTCTGTAAAGGAAGGAGGCAGATATTTTCAAACTAGAGCAAAGACTCATTTTAAGGGTTTTTTCAAACTGAAGTTACAGATTTTTAAGTAGAAACTCATCAGCTGGAGGTGTTTTGTTGCTATCACTCACCAGGTTTTTCATGGGAGAGAGGAGCTCTTTGGAAAAGTCCGCCAGGCGGCAGAAGGCGGAGCCAACCTCCGTCTCTCCGTTTGAGTGACAGTTGACCGACAGCTTCTCCATCGCGTTAATGTACTGCTCCAAATGAGACACGTGTTCTGACACAGAAATGCTGTTAGTAAAGGGAACAATACGgggatgtgcatgtgtgcgtgtatatTTTGGGGTGTGTACCTTGACCTGATGTGTATTTGGCTTTTGCAGCTTTCTTCATCTTCTGTAGCACCAACCTGTCGCTGTCCAgaacctgaaaaaaacaaaaaaacaaaccatacaCACATTAATAAAGAGTGTGTGGACctgcagtgtgtgcatgtgtgtgtacatgtgcatGAAGGGGAGGTGGTAGTAATTCACCTGCTGACTCAacatacacacagaggacaAACTTGATGACATCGCTTGATGGCAGCAACGTTCCTGTGTGAGAACCATCGTCTGATCACTAAAAATCTCCACATGAAACTCCACAGTGAAGCTCTTCTCCCCATTCTGAGAAGATGTTAATTTTTTACCTTCAGCAGTTATTAACAGGTTAATAGTTTGTATAACGATTTCTACATGATTATTTCTGAATGTGTCAGACCACATATCTAATGGAGGCTGCCAGTTTTCATGTGCTGCTGCTTCTTATTGATTattaagtacttttttttttttgacactaCAACTTGAGTGTGGAAATGATGATTGATGGTTGTTATTATTGCAGTTGGAAATGTTAGGGTTGAAAATACTGTGTTACGTCAATAAACCACCACAAATTTCAAATTTTatcatttaattacatttaaacagCTTCAGGGTTTGCTTGATTTTTTCACATTCAACTTTCAAAGGTGTCCTTATGACCTAGATGTTGACATAAATGCcattaaaattaaagaaaagtgataattatgcaaaaaaatatGACAGGAACTAAACAAATGACCCTATCTGCAGCAGATTTTGGGGTATTCATAGCATTATTAATATGCTCTACTTTATTGTCAAACAGTGAAATAACATTTATCTTTGCCTGTTGGGAATTTATCTTTGGACAAGCTTGGACTGTCTATATGTTGCTTATTATTCGTGGCTTTAAAACTTTGCACACATGAAATAAATGTCACTATAAACAGGTGGTATGCCACCATATGGGTGTTTATTCTAAAaaatttttataaataattagaAATTATAAA
This DNA window, taken from Astatotilapia calliptera chromosome 5, fAstCal1.2, whole genome shotgun sequence, encodes the following:
- the unm_sa1614 gene encoding arf-GAP with SH3 domain, ANK repeat and PH domain-containing protein 2 isoform X2, yielding MPECVSVSEFVQEVQEDWNSPTTSSFTSKMISCRNTVYLLEEVLDSDRLVLQKMKKAAKAKYTSGQEHVSHLEQYINAMEKLSVNCHSNGETEVGSAFCRLADFSKELLSPMKNLLKSMLHNINFFLDSLVKGDLREVKGDLKKPFERAWRDYESRFKQVEKEKRELARQYGMVRSEVSGGEIAEELEKERRSFQLSMCEYLIRVNEIKTKRGVDLLQNLIKHYHSHNNFLQECVSTTQRLKQYMDELNGVLTTVKQRQDEEKRQLCTLRDQLRPVVHTEQDSLPKQVYNMHQLLGDKQYGTERTGFLYKKSDGLRKMWQKRKCSVHNCYLTIAHATPNKPPTRLNLLTCQVKPSVEDKKCFDLISHNRTYHFLAEDEAECVAWMSVLTNSKQEALSMALDGGRKGGGGSESSVEDLTRAITDDIKRMPGNNSCCDCGAPDPGWLSTNLGILTCIECSGIHREMGVHVSRIQSLSLDSLGTSDLLLARNVGNSGFNEILEANLLSPSLKPSQHSHMPERKDFILSKYQDVNFVRRSHSSTSALRLRLQEATKSCDIYTLIQLYAQRAELSQPLHAHIQEKGETALHLAVLLADRTSLHILDFLAQNCSNVDTQTSAGNTALHYSCLHNKTDCVKLLLRARANTHIKNELGETALDVSRRLKHTHCEALLQKAQSNQFDHHVHVEYEWRIRHDDLYDSDDDFDDKNGPLKKERSTSSSSSSFTPSFSFSSRPFSFSQSNSSCVTLSSSGTPGGPAGGLLSVGRRLAMAMELHSHPAGSVPSPPPPPPSSPAPPLPPRVKAPNVPPPPPPSGGDGMGEEEEGEGEVFFPLTGNRRITPPSPIAVRHKRSCSESNYGLPASPRIYSGPDSSFRKCVPASPLSSLTERSDRGFRRADSESGSSHFQILNSKAPINGSPSNQRSQSFESESRGSAPQPLPRRSLPRGASSRRVQALYDCQADHHDELSFSEGQVLVVLGQEDNDWWHGYIEEEPDQRGLFPSSFVQPLSD
- the unm_sa1614 gene encoding arf-GAP with SH3 domain, ANK repeat and PH domain-containing protein 2 isoform X1; this translates as MPECVSVSEFVQEVQEDWNSPTTSSFTSKMISCRNTVYLLEEVLDSDRLVLQKMKKAAKAKYTSGQEHVSHLEQYINAMEKLSVNCHSNGETEVGSAFCRLADFSKELLSPMKNLLKSMLHNINFFLDSLVKGDLREVKGDLKKPFERAWRDYESRFKQVEKEKRELARQYGMVRSEVSGGEIAEELEKERRSFQLSMCEYLIRVNEIKTKRGVDLLQNLIKHYHSHNNFLQECVSTTQRLKQYMDELNGVLTTVKQRQDEEKRQLCTLRDQLRPVVHTEQDSLPKQVYNMHQLLGDKQYGTERTGFLYKKSDGLRKMWQKRKCSVHNCYLTIAHATPNKPPTRLNLLTCQVKPSVEDKKCFDLISHNRTYHFLAEDEAECVAWMSVLTNSKQEALSMALDGGRKGGGGSESSVEDLTRAITDDIKRMPGNNSCCDCGAPDPGWLSTNLGILTCIECSGIHREMGVHVSRIQSLSLDSLGTSDLLLARNVGNSGFNEILEANLLSPSLKPSQHSHMPERKDFILSKYQDVNFVRRSHSSTSALRLRLQEATKSCDIYTLIQLYAQRAELSQPLHAHIQEKGETALHLAVLLADRTSLHILDFLAQNCSNVDTQTSAGNTALHYSCLHNKTDCVKLLLRARANTHIKNELGETALDVSRRLKHTHCEALLQKAQSNQFDHHVHVEYEWRIRHDDLYDSDDDFDDKNGPLKKERSTSSSSSSFTPSFSFSSRPFSFSQSNSSCVTLSSSGTPGGPAGGLLSVGRRLAMAMELHSHPAGSVPSPPPPPPSSPAPPLPPRVKAPNVPPPPPPSGGDGMGEEEEGEGEVFFPLTGNRRITPPSPIAVRHKRSCSESSKHDYGLPASPRIYSGPDSSFRKCVPASPLSSLTERSDRGFRRADSESGSSHFQILNSKAPINGSPSNQRSQSFESESRGSAPQPLPRRSLPRGASSRRVQALYDCQADHHDELSFSEGQVLVVLGQEDNDWWHGYIEEEPDQRGLFPSSFVQPLSD